Proteins from one Prosthecomicrobium sp. N25 genomic window:
- the sctR gene encoding type III secretion system export apparatus subunit SctR, with amino-acid sequence MTDPLNLIMVLALAALVPFLAVVATSFIKLSVVFLLVRNALGVQQIPPNMALNALAIILSGYIMTPVAMETYDILSKADYTVDSVDGLRRAYDDGKGPLTRFLKEKAAEREKLFFLESAKSLWPKSLSDRIDADSIAVVLPAFTVSQLREAFEIGFLLYLPFIAIDLIVSNILLAMGMMMVSPLTISLPFKLFLFVMVDGWSRLILGLVKTYL; translated from the coding sequence ATGACCGATCCGTTGAACCTCATCATGGTGCTGGCGCTGGCCGCGCTGGTGCCGTTCCTGGCGGTGGTCGCCACCTCCTTCATCAAGCTCTCGGTCGTCTTCCTGCTCGTCCGCAATGCGCTCGGCGTGCAGCAGATTCCGCCCAACATGGCGCTGAACGCGCTCGCCATCATCCTGTCCGGCTACATCATGACCCCGGTCGCGATGGAGACCTACGACATCCTGTCGAAGGCCGACTACACGGTGGATTCCGTCGACGGCCTGCGCCGGGCCTACGACGACGGCAAGGGCCCGCTGACCCGCTTCCTGAAGGAGAAGGCGGCGGAGCGCGAGAAGCTGTTCTTCCTGGAGTCCGCCAAGAGCCTCTGGCCGAAGAGCCTGTCCGACCGGATCGACGCCGACAGCATCGCGGTCGTGCTGCCGGCCTTCACGGTCAGCCAATTGCGCGAGGCCTTCGAGATCGGCTTCCTGCTCTACCTGCCCTTCATCGCCATCGACCTCATCGTCTCCAACATCCTGCTCGCCATGGGCATGATGATGGTGAGCCCGCTGACCATCTCCCTGCCCTTCAAGCTCTTCCTGTTCGTCATGGTCGACGGCTGGTCGCGGCTGATCCTCGGTCTCGTCAAGACATACCTCTAG
- a CDS encoding FliM/FliN family flagellar motor switch protein, whose protein sequence is MNAPWIAGPGGRLARPEAVWNALVTYARQPLPLAAKGATLTFEPAPRPADDTVALDVAFASGPRLLLVIAAFPFQALFGLDIEADEIAALPAALSGGLQEGILALLAAAAPENALGAPRLLRAGSLAHLARAPDRGPEPREWLSLTVAGLVPAPVRLVAGIDPDRLVALVRDGALAPRQVWPALAATIPVEVFVTLGAMRTTVGELLDLKAGSLVVLAATPPGTARLRVADRTATLAAGANGWTFAAVTDQDRYRPAPGDTAPMTDDPLARPEEGRGLAGLPLVIDFDIGRLTVPLAEVERWTAGTVVPLDLAAPGPGTEVTVRANGQAIATGDLVRIDDRMAVRLTRLMLG, encoded by the coding sequence ATGAACGCACCGTGGATCGCCGGCCCAGGGGGCCGGCTCGCCCGCCCTGAGGCCGTCTGGAACGCCCTCGTCACCTATGCGCGCCAGCCGCTGCCGCTCGCCGCCAAGGGCGCGACCCTGACCTTCGAGCCCGCGCCGCGGCCGGCCGACGACACCGTCGCGCTGGACGTCGCCTTCGCGTCCGGGCCGCGGCTTCTGCTGGTGATCGCCGCGTTCCCGTTCCAGGCGCTCTTCGGCCTGGACATCGAGGCGGACGAGATCGCCGCCCTGCCGGCCGCCCTGTCCGGTGGCCTGCAGGAGGGCATCCTGGCCCTCCTCGCCGCTGCCGCGCCCGAGAACGCCCTCGGCGCCCCCCGCCTGCTCCGCGCCGGGTCGCTCGCTCACCTGGCCCGCGCCCCCGACCGCGGGCCCGAACCGCGGGAGTGGCTGTCGCTCACGGTCGCCGGCCTGGTCCCCGCCCCCGTCCGGCTCGTCGCCGGCATCGATCCCGACAGGCTCGTGGCCTTGGTCCGCGACGGCGCGCTCGCGCCCCGGCAGGTCTGGCCGGCCCTCGCCGCGACGATCCCGGTCGAGGTCTTCGTCACCCTCGGCGCGATGCGGACCACGGTCGGCGAGCTCCTCGACCTCAAGGCCGGCAGCCTCGTGGTCCTCGCCGCGACCCCGCCCGGCACCGCTCGCCTGCGGGTCGCCGACCGGACCGCCACGCTCGCCGCCGGCGCCAACGGCTGGACCTTCGCCGCCGTCACCGACCAGGACCGCTACCGCCCCGCCCCAGGAGACACCGCCCCCATGACGGACGACCCCCTCGCCCGGCCCGAGGAGGGCCGGGGCCTCGCCGGCCTGCCCCTCGTGATCGACTTCGACATCGGGCGCCTGACCGTTCCGCTCGCCGAGGTCGAGCGCTGGACCGCCGGCACGGTCGTGCCACTGGACCTCGCTGCCCCCGGGCCCGGGACGGAGGTCACGGTCCGCGCCAACGGGCAGGCGATCGCGACCGGCGATCTCGTCCGGATCGACGACCGCATGGCCGTGCGGCTGACCCGCCTCATGCTCGGCTGA